Proteins found in one Physeter macrocephalus isolate SW-GA chromosome 17, ASM283717v5, whole genome shotgun sequence genomic segment:
- the IL17C gene encoding interleukin-17C isoform X1, with protein sequence MASEARSLQLLSALLLLLWLPTSLAHHSPPPRAGARTHTAGTPRCYSAEELPLGLAPPRLLARAAKWEQALPVALVSSLEAAGRRSRRAGPPAGNQCPVLQPEEVLEADVHQRSISPWRYR encoded by the exons ATGGCCTCTGAAGCCAGGAGCCTGCAG ctcctctctgccctcctgctCCTGCTCTGGCTGCCCACCAGCCTGGCTCaccacagccccccaccccgggcggGGGCCCGCACCCACACCGCCGGGACCCCGCGCTGCTACTCGGCGGAGGAGCTGCCCCTGGGCCTCGCCCCTCCCCGCCTGCTGGCTCGAGCGGCCAAGTGGGAGCAGGCGTTGCCGGTGGCGCTGGTGTCCAGCCTGGAGGCGGCGGGCCGCAGGAGCCGGCGCGCGGGGCCCCCGGCCGGGAACCAGTGCCCTGTGCTGCAGCCTGAGGAGGTGCTGGAAGCTGACGTCCACCAGCGCTCCATCTCGCCCTGGAGATACCGGTGA
- the IL17C gene encoding interleukin-17C isoform X2, whose translation MLLSALLLLLWLPTSLAHHSPPPRAGARTHTAGTPRCYSAEELPLGLAPPRLLARAAKWEQALPVALVSSLEAAGRRSRRAGPPAGNQCPVLQPEEVLEADVHQRSISPWRYR comes from the exons ATG ctcctctctgccctcctgctCCTGCTCTGGCTGCCCACCAGCCTGGCTCaccacagccccccaccccgggcggGGGCCCGCACCCACACCGCCGGGACCCCGCGCTGCTACTCGGCGGAGGAGCTGCCCCTGGGCCTCGCCCCTCCCCGCCTGCTGGCTCGAGCGGCCAAGTGGGAGCAGGCGTTGCCGGTGGCGCTGGTGTCCAGCCTGGAGGCGGCGGGCCGCAGGAGCCGGCGCGCGGGGCCCCCGGCCGGGAACCAGTGCCCTGTGCTGCAGCCTGAGGAGGTGCTGGAAGCTGACGTCCACCAGCGCTCCATCTCGCCCTGGAGATACCGGTGA